One Microlunatus soli genomic window carries:
- a CDS encoding ABC transporter permease, giving the protein MTVQSVSATTGLRWRVGAYLAVARMAFRAKLIYRAGLMISVAVLLIHVVALRFVWTWVYADRPAVTGNGGVGSVPLSTQLGYVSLSMIQFWLIDQWSTYSMRQRLREGKIGADLARPIGVLQQAAMARAGTIVAGLPFAVIAVPFALLLGGAARPAGAQAVAGYLVSVILAVVIAIELELLLDLLAFWMLEIGGIWLSYSLVSRFLSGSLVPLWFMPDWLRTVAAALPFQATTYAPVAIFLGKINGPELVRSVIISAIWAVLLWLLLRLVWWRAVRRVVVQGG; this is encoded by the coding sequence GTGACGGTGCAATCGGTCTCCGCGACGACCGGACTGCGGTGGCGGGTCGGCGCCTATCTCGCGGTCGCCAGGATGGCGTTCCGTGCGAAGTTGATCTACCGAGCGGGGCTGATGATCTCGGTCGCGGTACTGCTGATCCATGTTGTGGCGTTGCGATTCGTCTGGACCTGGGTCTATGCCGACCGGCCGGCTGTGACCGGCAACGGCGGTGTCGGCTCGGTCCCGCTGTCGACCCAGCTGGGCTACGTCTCGCTGTCGATGATCCAGTTCTGGCTGATCGACCAGTGGTCGACCTATTCGATGCGGCAGCGCCTGCGGGAAGGCAAGATCGGCGCCGATCTGGCTCGGCCGATCGGTGTTCTGCAACAGGCCGCGATGGCCAGGGCCGGGACGATCGTCGCCGGTCTGCCGTTCGCCGTGATCGCCGTTCCGTTCGCGTTGCTGCTCGGCGGGGCGGCTCGGCCGGCCGGTGCGCAGGCCGTCGCCGGCTACCTGGTCTCGGTGATCTTGGCCGTGGTGATCGCGATCGAACTGGAACTGCTGCTCGACCTGTTGGCCTTCTGGATGCTGGAGATCGGAGGGATCTGGCTGTCCTACAGCCTGGTCAGCCGCTTCCTCTCCGGGTCGCTGGTGCCGCTGTGGTTCATGCCGGACTGGCTGCGGACGGTGGCTGCCGCGCTCCCCTTCCAGGCCACCACCTACGCTCCGGTCGCCATCTTCCTGGGCAAGATCAACGGACCCGAGCTGGTCCGCTCGGTGATCATCTCCGCAATCTGGGCGGTGCTGCTCTGGCTGCTGCTGCGGCTGGTCTGGTGGCGCGCGGTCCGACGCGTCGTGGTCCAGGGAGGTTGA
- a CDS encoding ABC transporter permease, which produces MPEVQQHSRRDTGPLRQLRLYGVLLSAAVRAQGQYRANLIISLIGAIAYQGAGFAFVWVVVSQFGQLGGWGLPELALLYGMRLGAHGLFTFFFAQLLGEVGDIVREGTFDRFLIRPLDPLLQVITRQFNLTVIGDLIGGIGLIVIGAAAVDVAWTAPSFGFLVLAVIGGALIEGSMQLAASALSFRLLSTETLSYAIDQLLAELGGYPLRIFPRGIQLGLTFVFPLAFIAYFPASVLLGRTDELATPAWLALLAPAAGILTTITAYAFWRHQSRHYSSAGH; this is translated from the coding sequence ATGCCGGAGGTCCAACAGCATTCCCGTCGAGATACCGGACCGCTGCGCCAGCTTCGGCTCTACGGCGTGCTGCTGTCGGCCGCGGTCCGCGCCCAGGGCCAATATCGGGCGAACCTGATCATCTCGCTGATCGGCGCGATCGCGTACCAGGGCGCTGGTTTCGCCTTCGTCTGGGTGGTGGTCAGCCAGTTCGGCCAACTCGGCGGCTGGGGCCTGCCGGAGCTGGCGCTGCTGTACGGGATGCGGCTCGGCGCGCACGGGCTGTTCACCTTCTTCTTCGCCCAACTGCTCGGCGAGGTCGGCGACATCGTCCGGGAGGGAACCTTCGACCGGTTCCTGATCCGACCGCTCGATCCGCTGCTCCAGGTGATCACCCGGCAGTTCAACCTGACCGTGATCGGCGACCTGATCGGCGGTATCGGGCTGATCGTGATCGGCGCCGCCGCCGTCGACGTCGCCTGGACCGCACCGAGTTTCGGCTTCCTGGTGCTGGCCGTGATCGGCGGCGCCCTGATCGAGGGATCGATGCAGCTCGCCGCCAGCGCCCTGTCGTTCCGGCTGCTGTCGACCGAGACGCTGTCGTACGCGATCGACCAACTGCTGGCCGAGCTCGGCGGCTACCCGCTGCGGATCTTCCCGCGCGGCATCCAACTCGGCCTGACCTTCGTCTTCCCGCTGGCCTTCATCGCCTACTTCCCGGCCTCGGTCCTCCTGGGTCGCACCGACGAGCTGGCCACCCCGGCCTGGCTGGCCCTCCTGGCCCCGGCCGCAGGCATCCTCACCACCATTACCGCGTACGCCTTCTGGCGCCACCAATCCCGCCACTACTCCAGCGCGGGCCACTGA
- a CDS encoding cold-shock protein: MPTGKVRFYDSAKGFGFLSKEDGGDVYVRAAALPAGVTALKPGQRVEFGVVEGRKGEQALSVRLLDAPVSLAKQNRKSPDEMAVIVEDLIKMLDAVGNGYRRGRHPDGKVGKKLATVLRAVADELDV, encoded by the coding sequence GTGCCAACAGGGAAGGTCAGGTTCTACGACTCCGCCAAGGGGTTCGGATTCCTGAGCAAGGAGGACGGTGGGGACGTCTATGTCCGCGCCGCGGCGCTGCCTGCCGGCGTGACCGCCCTCAAGCCCGGGCAACGGGTCGAGTTCGGCGTGGTCGAAGGACGCAAGGGCGAGCAGGCCCTGTCGGTCCGACTGCTGGACGCGCCCGTGTCGCTGGCCAAGCAGAATCGGAAGTCGCCCGATGAGATGGCCGTCATCGTCGAGGACCTGATCAAGATGCTGGACGCCGTCGGCAACGGCTACCGCCGCGGCCGTCATCCCGACGGCAAGGTCGGCAAGAAACTCGCCACCGTGCTCCGCGCCGTCGCCGACGAACTCGACGTCTGA
- a CDS encoding MarR family winged helix-turn-helix transcriptional regulator → MDADLVTRLRRVVGQLTRELNVTSTGEGLTPTQASVLGQIVTQGPMKLAELIDRERLNPTMMSRVVGKLVDQGLIVRTADPSDLRSVSVSGTERGRDIHDRIRSRRAALVADCVRQLPQAESDAISAAVPALEMLVAALAADARPD, encoded by the coding sequence GTGGACGCGGATCTGGTGACCCGGCTGCGGCGGGTGGTGGGCCAACTGACCCGCGAGCTCAACGTGACCTCGACGGGTGAAGGTCTGACCCCGACCCAGGCCTCGGTGCTGGGCCAGATCGTGACCCAGGGTCCGATGAAGCTGGCCGAACTGATCGACCGCGAGCGGCTGAACCCGACAATGATGTCGCGGGTGGTCGGCAAGCTGGTCGATCAGGGGCTGATCGTGCGCACGGCCGATCCGAGCGACCTCCGATCGGTGTCGGTGTCGGGCACCGAACGTGGTCGGGATATCCACGACCGGATCCGGAGTCGCCGGGCCGCGCTGGTGGCCGACTGCGTGCGACAGCTGCCGCAGGCGGAGTCCGATGCGATCTCCGCGGCCGTCCCGGCGTTGGAGATGCTCGTCGCCGCGCTCGCCGCCGATGCCCGTCCGGACTGA
- a CDS encoding LysR substrate-binding domain-containing protein, producing the protein MMADEQTFDPVLLRTYLAVVEGLSFTRAAEQLGLSQPTVSQHIRRLEQAAGRQLVSRDTRTVRLTDNGEAMAGFARTILAANDDAIAYFRGSAMSGRLRFGAADELALSELPTILRDFRQLYPKINLELTVTQSGILQRRLMANHLDLIFINQEPDTDRGRLVRRDRLVWVGLDTTELDPHQPVPLITYHAPSYSRSSAIGALEARGWSWRITCNTREINAILAATRAGLGICVLAQSRVPGDLRSLSGRFDLPTLPDVEMALVDNPRAPREPVEALARAIHNLPLAPLKP; encoded by the coding sequence ATGATGGCCGACGAGCAGACCTTCGATCCGGTGCTGTTGCGCACCTACCTTGCCGTCGTCGAGGGCCTCAGCTTCACCCGGGCCGCCGAGCAGCTCGGTCTCAGCCAGCCGACGGTGTCCCAGCACATCCGCCGATTGGAACAGGCGGCAGGCCGACAACTGGTCTCCCGGGACACCCGGACCGTACGGCTGACCGACAACGGCGAGGCGATGGCCGGCTTCGCGCGGACGATCCTGGCCGCCAACGACGATGCGATCGCCTATTTCCGCGGCTCGGCGATGTCCGGCCGGCTCCGGTTCGGCGCCGCCGACGAGCTCGCGCTGAGCGAACTGCCGACCATCCTGCGGGACTTCCGTCAGCTCTATCCCAAGATCAACTTGGAGCTGACCGTGACCCAGTCGGGCATCCTGCAGCGACGGCTGATGGCCAATCATCTGGACCTGATCTTCATCAACCAGGAGCCGGACACCGATCGTGGCCGGCTGGTCCGCCGGGATCGGCTGGTCTGGGTCGGGCTGGACACGACCGAACTCGATCCGCATCAGCCGGTGCCATTGATCACGTATCACGCACCGAGCTACAGCCGGAGCTCGGCGATCGGCGCCCTGGAGGCGCGTGGCTGGAGTTGGCGGATCACCTGCAACACCCGGGAGATCAATGCGATCCTGGCCGCCACCCGGGCCGGACTCGGCATTTGCGTGTTGGCCCAGAGCCGGGTGCCCGGTGACCTACGATCGCTGTCCGGTCGTTTCGATCTGCCGACCCTGCCCGACGTCGAGATGGCGCTGGTGGACAACCCGCGCGCACCACGCGAACCGGTCGAGGCCCTGGCCCGGGCGATCCACAATCTTCCGCTGGCGCCGCTCAAGCCCTGA
- a CDS encoding MFS transporter, which translates to MPAERRAPSVRLDPTDPIDLDESSFDRAAAPTVDAADLSPADQQTAPKAAFRWPRSFSALQVRNYRIYVCSQLVANTGLWMQRIAQDWLISDLTGSAAAVGITVACQFLPVLLFGMFGGLIADRFGKRRVLMITQSVAAGLAILLGTLAVTGAVQAWHVFTIAALLGFVTVVDNPTRQAFVSELVGHAHIRNAISLNSSVFQLGGLIGPAISGVLINAVGQGPSFMINGGACLLVVTLLGIMAIPESHRTGAATADASIKDQVAEGLRYIRRTPEVMWAIVLVAALALFGLNMPVILTAFATTEFNAGVGGYSMFNTLVAIGSLTGALLSARRSASPRLRFLVSCLVGLGIGLALASVFGIELLFCATLIGIGIVTMLFMTSANSLVQMTAPAAVRGRVMSVYLLMLLGCQAIGGPIVGSAIDHFGVRPTMLTCGVIVALVAVSAGLAMAHQSQLRLTVVRSRVPLHIVHR; encoded by the coding sequence GTGCCCGCTGAACGCCGTGCGCCCTCCGTCCGCCTCGACCCAACAGATCCGATCGACCTCGACGAGTCGTCGTTCGATCGCGCCGCCGCTCCCACCGTTGATGCGGCCGATCTGTCCCCAGCCGACCAGCAGACGGCGCCGAAGGCAGCGTTCCGCTGGCCGCGCAGCTTCTCCGCCCTGCAGGTCCGCAACTACCGGATCTACGTCTGCAGCCAGTTGGTCGCCAACACCGGACTGTGGATGCAGCGGATCGCTCAGGACTGGTTGATCAGCGATCTCACCGGAAGTGCCGCCGCGGTCGGCATCACGGTGGCCTGTCAGTTCCTTCCGGTGTTGCTGTTCGGCATGTTCGGCGGCCTGATCGCCGACCGATTCGGTAAGCGCCGGGTGCTGATGATCACCCAGTCGGTCGCCGCCGGCCTGGCGATCCTGCTCGGTACGCTCGCGGTCACCGGTGCGGTACAGGCCTGGCATGTGTTCACGATCGCGGCGCTGCTCGGGTTCGTCACCGTGGTGGACAATCCGACCCGGCAGGCCTTCGTCTCCGAACTGGTCGGCCACGCCCACATCCGCAATGCGATCAGCCTCAACTCCTCGGTCTTCCAGCTCGGCGGGCTGATCGGTCCGGCGATCTCCGGTGTGCTGATCAACGCCGTCGGACAGGGACCGTCGTTCATGATCAACGGCGGCGCCTGCCTGTTGGTGGTCACCCTGCTCGGCATCATGGCGATCCCGGAATCCCATCGGACCGGCGCCGCAACCGCCGACGCGTCGATCAAGGATCAGGTCGCCGAGGGACTGCGCTACATCCGCCGTACCCCGGAGGTGATGTGGGCCATCGTGCTGGTGGCCGCGCTCGCGCTCTTCGGGCTCAACATGCCGGTCATCCTGACCGCATTCGCCACCACCGAGTTCAACGCGGGGGTCGGCGGCTACAGCATGTTCAACACCCTGGTCGCGATCGGTTCGCTGACCGGCGCCCTGTTGTCGGCCCGGCGCAGCGCCAGCCCTCGGCTGCGCTTCCTGGTCAGCTGCCTGGTCGGGCTCGGCATCGGCCTGGCCCTGGCCTCGGTGTTCGGGATCGAACTGCTGTTCTGCGCCACTCTGATCGGCATCGGCATCGTCACCATGCTGTTCATGACCAGCGCCAACTCGCTGGTGCAGATGACTGCCCCGGCGGCCGTCCGCGGCCGGGTGATGAGCGTCTACCTGCTGATGCTGCTCGGCTGCCAGGCGATCGGTGGCCCGATCGTCGGGTCGGCCATCGACCACTTCGGCGTCCGGCCGACCATGCTGACCTGCGGTGTGATCGTCGCACTGGTCGCCGTCTCGGCCGGCCTGGCGATGGCCCACCAGTCCCAGCTGCGACTGACCGTCGTACGCAGCCGGGTGCCGCTGCACATCGTCCACCGCTGA
- a CDS encoding PQQ-dependent sugar dehydrogenase has protein sequence MRRRGVRLMIIGGLMSGSLLTGCSTSGSGAADPSPSVAASSAASPDTPEAKTSPSASDSPEPSASPSGSPTARATAGSATGSVRIERTIADGLNVPWGLALLPGGDLLMTSRDDRTITRIDLATGGRTVIGTIDDAVSNVTSGGEAGLLGIAVSPTFGSDRHIFVYYSTADDNRIARLTYDPRADHGRQLSHQKVILSDIPHGLHHDGGRIAFGPDGRLYASTGEAGEPSLSQDKSSLGGKILRMTASGAPAPGNPDPDSVIWSIGHRNVQGLAWDPAGRLWASEFGDKSADELNLIKPARNYGWPDTQGRTDDRRFTGPVAQWGTDEDSPSGIAYAAGAIWMAALQGERLWRIPLDGAEPVAAPQDFLNGDHGRLRSVLAVDADSILVSTSNTDGRADPGAGDDRLLLLQVS, from the coding sequence ATGAGGCGCCGGGGTGTGCGGTTGATGATCATCGGCGGGCTGATGTCGGGCAGCTTGCTGACCGGGTGTTCGACCTCGGGATCCGGCGCCGCGGATCCGTCACCCTCGGTCGCGGCGTCGTCGGCCGCGAGTCCGGACACTCCCGAGGCCAAGACGTCACCGTCGGCTTCCGACTCACCTGAACCGTCGGCTTCACCGAGCGGGTCGCCGACTGCTCGCGCCACCGCGGGATCGGCCACCGGGTCGGTGCGGATCGAACGCACCATCGCCGACGGGTTGAACGTGCCCTGGGGACTGGCCCTGTTGCCGGGCGGCGATCTGCTGATGACCTCCCGCGACGATCGGACCATCACCCGGATCGATCTCGCGACCGGCGGCCGTACGGTGATCGGCACCATCGACGATGCGGTGTCCAACGTCACCTCCGGTGGCGAGGCGGGACTGCTCGGGATCGCGGTGTCGCCGACCTTCGGCTCGGACCGGCACATCTTCGTCTACTATTCGACCGCCGACGACAACCGGATCGCGCGGCTGACCTACGATCCGCGGGCCGATCACGGCCGTCAGCTGTCGCACCAGAAGGTGATCTTGTCCGACATCCCGCACGGCCTGCATCACGACGGTGGTCGGATCGCGTTCGGGCCGGACGGCCGGCTGTACGCCTCCACCGGCGAGGCCGGTGAACCGTCCCTGTCGCAGGACAAGTCCTCGCTCGGCGGCAAGATCCTGCGGATGACGGCGTCCGGTGCTCCGGCACCGGGCAATCCCGATCCGGATTCTGTGATCTGGTCCATCGGGCATCGCAACGTCCAGGGGCTGGCCTGGGATCCGGCCGGCCGGCTGTGGGCCTCGGAGTTCGGCGACAAGAGCGCCGATGAACTCAACCTGATCAAGCCCGCCCGCAACTACGGCTGGCCGGACACCCAGGGACGTACCGACGATCGACGGTTCACCGGCCCGGTTGCGCAGTGGGGCACCGACGAGGACTCCCCCAGCGGCATCGCCTACGCGGCCGGCGCGATCTGGATGGCCGCACTACAGGGCGAACGGCTCTGGCGGATCCCGCTCGACGGCGCCGAACCGGTGGCCGCTCCGCAGGACTTCCTGAACGGTGATCATGGACGGCTGCGCAGCGTGCTTGCCGTCGACGCCGACAGCATCCTGGTCAGCACCAGTAATACCGACGGACGCGCCGATCCCGGAGCCGGTGACGATCGGCTGCTGCTGCTCCAAGTTTCCTGA
- a CDS encoding helicase-associated domain-containing protein — protein MTARTLSESLRTLDQDQLAELLRLRPDLRYPLPRHIAELVSQATTSTSVNRAIDRLNGWQLAVVETLAVLDDGSTVEQIADLLDSAPEQIAPAVDLLRRQALLWGDDRELHLVRAVRDHFGNYPAGLAPRSPQPLSDEQIDQALAACGDQVRPVLDRLLWGPPTGTVRNADRTITVSAARSPIEQLLARRLLRPLDRDTVILSREVALRLRSQQSDWLLPGEPVAPQPPELTGPTRSPAVVRSAAAGAAHELVHDAELIIADLDSTPRRLLRDGGLSTRDVQALSRTVDGRVDYTGFLLELAAAAGLIGTADRITLLPTVDYDLWVTEPGPDRWQRLATAWRDTERQLSTEPGSHPLATDAIAARAPENRRLLLGLAARAQIGTVLDAGRLADGVGWHRPAAARNGQQLRQLIEQTWQQAGWLGLVALGAVSDLLPVIACERDLPDDLRRLFPEPLDHVIVQSDLTAIAQGPLEAGVAGTLRLVADQESRGGGAVYRFSQSSVRRAFDAGWAALEIGEWLERHSSTGIPQPLRYLIDDVARQHGTVRVGAASSYLRIEDPAQQAAILAHPSAARLQLRQIAPGVVVSPADPDEVVTALQDIGLKPAAEDNEGRLLTTRPRRRAPVRHDAPGRPAAATPDEAAAAILAAEQRLPPPPTSDGLDILAEAAGTEDVVEVTIVSADGTPARRTLRPITVGDGIVRAIDAESNEIVSIPVSRISAARSEPRTI, from the coding sequence GTGACGGCTCGGACCCTGTCGGAGTCGTTGCGCACCCTCGACCAAGATCAACTCGCCGAGCTGCTCCGCCTCCGGCCCGATCTGCGCTACCCGCTGCCTCGGCACATCGCCGAACTGGTGTCCCAGGCGACCACCTCCACCTCGGTCAACCGAGCCATCGACCGACTGAACGGTTGGCAACTCGCCGTCGTCGAGACCCTCGCCGTCCTGGACGACGGCAGCACCGTCGAGCAGATCGCTGACCTGCTGGACTCCGCGCCCGAGCAGATCGCCCCGGCCGTCGACCTGCTGCGCCGACAGGCGCTGTTGTGGGGCGACGACCGGGAACTGCACCTGGTCCGGGCCGTTCGAGATCATTTCGGCAACTACCCGGCCGGCCTGGCACCCCGCTCGCCGCAACCGCTCAGCGACGAGCAGATCGACCAGGCGTTGGCAGCCTGCGGCGACCAGGTCCGGCCGGTCCTGGACCGACTGCTCTGGGGCCCGCCGACCGGAACCGTCCGCAACGCCGATCGGACGATCACCGTCAGCGCTGCCCGATCGCCGATCGAGCAGCTGCTCGCCCGACGGCTGCTGCGGCCGCTGGACCGCGACACCGTGATCCTGTCCCGGGAGGTCGCGCTGCGGCTTCGCTCACAGCAGTCGGATTGGCTGCTGCCCGGCGAACCCGTCGCACCGCAACCGCCCGAACTGACCGGACCGACCCGGTCGCCGGCAGTGGTCCGATCGGCCGCCGCCGGTGCCGCCCACGAACTGGTGCACGATGCCGAGTTGATCATCGCCGACCTGGACAGCACACCGCGCCGGCTGCTCCGCGACGGTGGGCTGTCCACCCGCGACGTCCAAGCCCTGTCCCGGACCGTCGACGGCCGCGTCGACTACACCGGTTTCCTGCTCGAACTCGCTGCTGCCGCCGGACTGATCGGCACCGCTGACCGGATCACCCTGTTGCCCACCGTCGACTACGACCTCTGGGTCACCGAACCCGGACCGGACCGTTGGCAACGACTGGCCACCGCCTGGCGCGACACCGAGCGGCAGCTGTCCACCGAACCGGGCAGCCACCCGCTGGCGACCGACGCGATCGCGGCCCGCGCTCCGGAGAATCGTCGGCTGCTGCTCGGACTCGCCGCCCGCGCCCAGATCGGCACCGTCCTGGACGCCGGGCGACTGGCCGACGGCGTCGGCTGGCATCGCCCAGCGGCCGCGCGCAACGGCCAGCAACTCCGGCAACTGATCGAGCAGACCTGGCAGCAGGCCGGCTGGCTCGGACTGGTCGCCCTCGGCGCGGTCTCCGACCTGCTCCCGGTGATCGCCTGCGAACGGGACCTGCCCGACGACCTGCGCCGGCTCTTCCCCGAACCGCTGGACCACGTCATCGTCCAGTCCGATCTGACCGCCATCGCCCAAGGTCCACTGGAGGCGGGGGTCGCCGGCACCCTGCGCCTGGTCGCCGATCAGGAATCCCGCGGCGGCGGAGCGGTCTATCGCTTCAGCCAGTCCTCGGTACGCCGCGCGTTCGATGCCGGCTGGGCTGCCCTGGAGATCGGCGAGTGGCTGGAGCGGCATTCCAGCACCGGCATCCCGCAGCCGCTGCGCTACCTGATCGACGACGTCGCCCGGCAGCACGGCACGGTACGGGTCGGTGCCGCCAGCAGCTATCTGCGGATCGAGGACCCTGCCCAGCAGGCGGCGATCCTGGCCCACCCGTCGGCTGCCCGATTGCAGCTGCGACAGATCGCGCCCGGCGTCGTGGTGTCGCCCGCCGACCCCGACGAAGTGGTCACCGCACTGCAGGACATCGGTCTCAAACCGGCTGCCGAGGACAACGAAGGCCGACTGCTGACCACCCGGCCACGACGCCGCGCACCGGTCCGGCATGATGCGCCCGGACGACCGGCCGCCGCGACACCCGACGAGGCTGCCGCCGCCATCCTCGCCGCCGAGCAGCGGCTGCCACCCCCACCCACCAGCGACGGACTCGACATCCTGGCCGAGGCAGCCGGCACCGAGGACGTCGTCGAGGTCACCATCGTCAGCGCCGACGGTACGCCGGCCAGGCGGACCCTGCGACCGATCACGGTCGGCGACGGGATCGTCCGAGCCATCGACGCCGAGTCCAACGAGATCGTCTCGATTCCGGTCTCCCGAATCTCCGCCGCGCGAAGTGAACCCCGGACCATCTAG
- a CDS encoding DNA repair helicase XPB, whose translation MNQGPLVVQSDRTLLLEVDHPDAAACRIAIAPFAELERAPEHIHTYRLTPLGLWNARAAGHDAEQVVDVLLSYSRYPVPSSLLVDVADTMDRYGRLRIEKHPTHGLVLVSTDRAVLTEVCKSAKVKGLIGAPIDEDTVIVHPSERGHLKQVLLKLGWPAEDLAGYVDGEAHEIALTEQDWQLRPYQKDAAESFWHGGSGVVVLPCGAGKTMVGAAAMASAKATTLILVTNTVSARQWRDELVRRTSLTEDEIGEYSGAKKEIRPVTIATYQVITTKRAGVHPHLELFDARDWGLIVYDEVHLLPAPVFRMTADLQARRRLGLTATLVREDGREGDVFSLIGPKRYDAPWKDLESQGYIAPADCVEVRVTLTDEERMTYAIAEEDVKYRLAATAESKTATVVDLVAKHRGRPTLVIGQYVDQLDELAERLGAPLIKGETSVKQREKLYEEFRSGEIDLLVVSKVANFSIDLPGAEVAIQVSGAFGSRQEEAQRLGRLLRPKGEGLTARFYAVVARDTVDADFAQHRQRFLAEQGYAYRILDAADAT comes from the coding sequence ATGAATCAGGGTCCACTCGTCGTCCAGTCCGACCGCACCCTGCTGCTCGAGGTCGACCATCCCGACGCGGCAGCCTGTCGGATCGCGATCGCGCCCTTCGCCGAGCTCGAACGCGCCCCCGAACACATCCACACCTACCGACTCACCCCACTCGGCCTGTGGAACGCCCGCGCCGCCGGCCATGATGCCGAGCAGGTCGTCGACGTCCTGCTCAGCTACAGCCGCTATCCGGTGCCGAGTTCGCTGCTGGTCGACGTCGCCGACACGATGGACCGCTACGGACGACTCCGGATCGAGAAGCATCCGACGCACGGCCTGGTCCTGGTCAGCACCGACCGCGCCGTCCTCACCGAGGTGTGCAAGAGCGCCAAGGTGAAGGGCCTGATCGGCGCACCGATCGACGAGGACACGGTGATCGTGCACCCGTCCGAACGCGGCCACCTGAAGCAGGTGCTGCTGAAGCTCGGCTGGCCGGCCGAGGACCTGGCCGGTTATGTCGACGGCGAGGCTCACGAGATCGCCCTGACCGAGCAGGACTGGCAGCTGCGGCCGTACCAGAAGGATGCGGCGGAGTCGTTCTGGCACGGCGGCTCCGGAGTCGTGGTTCTGCCTTGTGGTGCAGGCAAGACGATGGTCGGCGCGGCGGCGATGGCGTCGGCCAAGGCGACCACGTTGATCTTGGTCACCAACACCGTGTCGGCCCGCCAGTGGCGCGACGAACTGGTCCGCCGGACTTCCCTGACCGAGGACGAGATCGGCGAGTATTCCGGTGCCAAGAAGGAGATCCGGCCGGTCACCATCGCGACCTATCAGGTGATCACCACCAAGCGAGCCGGCGTGCATCCGCACCTGGAACTGTTCGACGCCCGGGACTGGGGCCTGATCGTCTACGACGAGGTGCACCTGTTGCCGGCACCGGTGTTCCGGATGACGGCGGATCTGCAGGCCCGCCGCCGACTCGGGCTGACTGCGACGCTGGTCCGCGAGGACGGCCGGGAGGGCGACGTCTTCAGCCTGATCGGCCCGAAGCGGTACGACGCACCGTGGAAGGATCTCGAGTCGCAGGGCTACATCGCCCCCGCCGATTGCGTCGAGGTCCGGGTCACGCTCACCGACGAGGAACGGATGACGTACGCGATCGCCGAGGAGGACGTGAAGTATCGGCTGGCGGCGACTGCGGAGTCCAAGACCGCGACCGTCGTCGATCTGGTCGCCAAGCATCGCGGCCGTCCCACCCTGGTGATCGGCCAGTACGTTGATCAACTCGACGAACTCGCCGAGCGTCTGGGCGCTCCGTTGATCAAGGGTGAGACTTCGGTCAAGCAGCGGGAGAAGCTGTACGAGGAGTTCCGGTCCGGCGAGATCGATCTGCTGGTGGTGAGCAAGGTGGCCAACTTCTCCATCGACCTGCCCGGTGCCGAGGTGGCGATCCAGGTGTCGGGCGCCTTCGGCTCCCGCCAGGAGGAGGCCCAGCGGCTCGGGCGGCTGCTTCGCCCCAAGGGCGAAGGGCTGACCGCTCGCTTCTACGCCGTCGTCGCCCGGGACACCGTCGACGCCGACTTCGCCCAACACCGGCAGCGTTTCCTGGCCGAGCAGGGCTACGCCTATCGGATCCTGGACGCCGCCGACGCGACCTGA
- a CDS encoding CGNR zinc finger domain-containing protein has translation MQAAENGFDTWAPPAAAIVRDFVNSYEPQVDAESFDSPTALRDWFASRGLASASVRFTLDDLHAATRLREGVRALLMTHAGCDADTGARDQLDRLLARLPLRVGVDDSGDLAITGSGTGYERAVAGIVEAIFRCQAGGDWSRLKACARETCRWAFYDASRNHARRWCSMAGCGNYIKMRRRAGTSSR, from the coding sequence ATGCAGGCTGCCGAGAACGGGTTCGACACGTGGGCTCCGCCTGCCGCAGCGATCGTGCGCGACTTCGTCAACAGTTACGAGCCGCAGGTGGACGCCGAGAGCTTCGACTCGCCGACCGCCCTCCGGGACTGGTTCGCCTCCCGAGGGCTCGCCTCGGCGTCGGTGCGGTTCACCCTGGATGACCTGCACGCGGCCACGCGACTCAGAGAGGGTGTGCGCGCGTTGCTGATGACCCATGCGGGCTGCGATGCAGACACCGGAGCGCGTGATCAGCTCGACAGGCTGCTGGCGCGGCTCCCGCTCCGCGTCGGCGTCGACGATAGCGGGGACCTGGCGATCACGGGATCGGGGACCGGGTACGAACGGGCCGTCGCAGGCATCGTCGAAGCGATCTTCCGGTGCCAGGCCGGCGGCGATTGGAGTCGGCTGAAGGCTTGCGCCCGCGAGACCTGCCGATGGGCGTTCTACGACGCGTCCCGCAATCACGCCAGGCGCTGGTGCTCGATGGCCGGCTGCGGCAACTACATCAAGATGCGTCGGCGAGCGGGCACCAGCAGCAGGTGA